A single genomic interval of Nonomuraea rubra harbors:
- a CDS encoding ABC transporter ATP-binding protein, with translation MTEERSENAQPPAGDERLPALEVRGLRKAFGDVVAVERVDLTVPSGSFFGLVGPNGAGKTTSLSMAVGLLRPDAGAARVFGVDVWAEPVRAKTMLGVLPDGLAMPERLTGREMLTYLGLLHGLEATVVAARAEELLTVMELDGAERTLVGNYSAGMRKKIGLATALLHGPRLLVLDEPFEAVDPVSSMTIKAILQQFVRRGGSVVVSSHSMALVELLCDQVAVIAAGRTVAEGTLDEVRDGASLEDTFVRLVGASSPGEQGLSWLAF, from the coding sequence ATGACTGAAGAGCGTAGTGAGAATGCCCAACCGCCAGCGGGCGATGAGCGGTTACCCGCGTTGGAGGTTCGGGGCCTGAGAAAGGCGTTCGGTGACGTGGTCGCCGTGGAGCGGGTGGACCTGACGGTGCCGAGTGGTTCGTTCTTCGGGCTGGTCGGGCCGAACGGGGCGGGCAAGACCACCTCTTTGTCCATGGCGGTCGGGCTCCTGCGCCCCGACGCCGGGGCGGCACGGGTGTTCGGCGTGGATGTCTGGGCCGAGCCCGTGCGGGCCAAGACGATGCTCGGCGTGCTGCCGGACGGCCTGGCGATGCCCGAACGGCTGACCGGCCGGGAGATGCTCACGTATCTGGGGCTGTTGCACGGTCTGGAGGCCACCGTGGTCGCCGCGCGCGCCGAGGAGCTGTTGACGGTGATGGAGCTGGACGGCGCCGAGCGGACGCTGGTCGGCAACTACTCCGCCGGCATGCGCAAGAAGATCGGCCTGGCCACCGCACTGCTGCACGGTCCTCGGCTGCTGGTCCTGGACGAGCCGTTCGAGGCGGTGGACCCGGTCTCGTCGATGACGATCAAGGCGATCCTCCAGCAGTTCGTCCGCCGAGGCGGCTCCGTGGTGGTCTCCAGTCACTCCATGGCGTTGGTCGAGCTGCTCTGCGACCAGGTAGCGGTGATCGCCGCGGGCAGAACGGTCGCCGAGGGCACCCTTGACGAGGTGCGCGACGGCGCCAGCCTGGAGGACACCTTCGTGCGACTGGTCGGCGCGTCGAGCCCGGGTGAGCAAGGACTCTCGTGGTTGGCGTTCTGA